GATCTCCCCGGCGAACCATCCGCTCTCGATTCCCGCATACACGCCCTCGAGGATGGAGCCTCCACCGAGGTCATCGAGATGGGCGAACACGTCGGTTGCCCGACGCTCCATCTCGTCGGTCATCCACTCCACGTAGTCCGAACCGCCCAGTGGGTCGGCGACGATGGCGACACCCGTCTCGTGGGCGATCACCTGCTGGGTGCGCAGGGCGATGCGGGCCGCCTCCTCGCTGGGCAGGGCCAGTGCCTCGTCGTGGCTGTCGGTGTGCAGGCTCTGTGTGCCGCCCAGCACGCCGGCCAGTGCCTGCATGGTCACGCGTGCGATGTTCACCTCGGGCTGCTGGGCGGTCAGCGAGACGCCGGCCGTCTGGGTGTGGAACCGCAGCTTCAGGCTCCGCTCGTCGGTGGCGCCGTAGCGGTCGCGCATCCAACGGGCCCAGATGCGGCGGGCGGCCCGGAACTTGCCGACCTCCTCGAAGAAGTCGTTGTGGCTGTTGAAGAAGAAGCTCAGGCGGGGGGCGAAGTCGTCGACGTGAAGGCCGGCCGCCGTGGCCGCCTCCACGTATGCGAAGCCGTTGGCCAGGGTGAAGGCCAGCTCGTGGGCGGCCGTCGAGCCGGCCTCCCTGATGTGGTAGCCGGAGATCGACACCGGGTTCCAGCGGGGCATCTCGGCGGTGGTGAACCGAATCACGTCGGTGACCAGGCGCACCGACGGGCGGGGCGGGAAGACGTACTCCTTCTGGGCCTGGTACTCCTTGAGGATGTCGTTCTGGAGGGTGCCGGCCAGGCGACCCCGCTGGATGCCACCCTGCTCGGCCACGGCCACGTACATGGCCAGCAGGATCGGCGCCGGTCCGTTGATGGTCATCGACGTGGAGACGGCCCCCAGGTCGATGCCGGCGAACAGGTCGACCATGTCCTCGACCGTGTCGACGGCCACGCCGGCCCTGCCGACCTCGCCCAACGCCCATTCGTGGTCGGAATCGCGGCCCATGAGGGTCGGCATGTCGAAGGCCGTCGACAGGCCCGTGCCGCCGGAGCGGAGCAACTCGTGGAAGCGGGCGTTGGTGTCCCCGGCGATCCCGAAGCCTGCGAACATCCGCATGGTCCAGAGGCGTGACCGGTACATGTCCGCATGCACGCCCCGGGTGTAGGGGAACTCCCCGGGGAGCGGCCCCTCGCCGTATACGCAGTCCACCGGGATGCCCGACAGCGTGCGGAACCCTGGCCGGGAGTCGCTGTTGGGCCGGGAGTCGCTGTTCGCCATGTCGCAAGATTACTAGGGCATCCGACTATTTGCCACCCGAACATATGGTTAGAATGCCGGCGTGCCGCTCCCCTTCGACCCCATCGCCGAGGCCCGTCGCAACTGGGAGGCCCACGGCTGGGGGGCCGTGGACCGGATGTCGGCGGCCACGTCGATCACCCGGGCCCATCAGATCCTCCTGCAGCGGATCGACGCCGCCCTCGAACCCCACGGCCTCGTCTTCAGCCGCTTCGAGGCCCTGGCCCTCCTGTTCTTCAGCCAGGCCGGAGCCCTCCCCCTCGGCAAGGTCGGCGACCGGCTCCAGGTCCACCCGACCAGCGTCACCAACACCATCGACCGACTGGAAGCCGACGGCCTGGTGGTCCGGGTCCCCCACTCCACCGACCGCCGCACCACCCTGGCCGAACTCACCGACATCGGGCGCAGGGTCGTGGCCGACGCAGCGGCTGCGCTGGCCGACATCGGATTCGGCCTGGACGGCATGTCCGACCTCGAGATCTCCCGAACCGACGCCGCCATGGCCACCCTGCGGCAGGCAGCCGGCGACTTCCCACGAACTCCACCCGGCCGAACCACCGGGCCGCACTGAGGCCCCCGGGCGCGGCACCGCTTGGGCCGGGCGCCACGGCCCTAGGGTGCAGTCCGTGCTGGTAGCCACCGTTCTGGGCATCCTGGCCCTCGTCGCCGGGCTGGTCCTCGGATGGCCGGTGCTGGTTCTGCTGTCCATCATCTTCACCGTTGTGCAGGTGGTCATGCTGGCGGCCAGGGCCGCCGTGCAGCGCAACGACGCGAAGATGTCCGAGAAATTGGCCGTAAAGGAGGCCCGCCGACGCGGCGCCTGAGCGCCCGTCCGCCGCTGCCACCGGGCACGGACCGATTTCATGCCCACACCGGCCACCGACCGATTGGGCCTTACCCCCGGCCATCGGACAGGCTGGATTCCTCTCCACCGTCAGCGCCCCTAGGAGGACCCGTGTCCGACGCCCCCACCTCGCGTCCCGGCGAGATCTCGAGCTTCCCCAAGCTGAACATCCGGTACCGCACCGACCCGGCCATGGTCGCCGCCCTCCTCCCCCCCGGCATCAACCCGGTCGACAGCCCGTACGTGTACATCGGCGTCTACTGCGTCCCGATCCGCGACGAACCCGAGTACGGCGTCTCCACGAAGGTCGACGCCGAGTGGAACGGGATCGTCGGCCAGTACTCGCTGGGCATCGGCATAGACCAGGAGTCGGCCATCTTCATCAGCGCCGAGACCAACGGGCAGCCCAAGTTCCCGTGCGCCACCCGCTACTTCCGCCTCGGGGACCGCATCGAGGCCACCTGCACCCATCAGGGCTACACCTTCATGGAGTTCCGGGGCACGGTGACCGGCAAGGTGGAGCCCGACGGATCCGACGTCGAGCACAACGAGTGGTGGACCAAGTACTCGCGGGCCATCGGCGGCGGCGAACGGGAGTGGGACTTCCCGCCGCACGTGGTCCGGGTCCGCCAGGTCAGCGAGCCGGTCCACATCGAGGTCCTCGACGGCGAGTTGACCCTGCGGGACAGCCCGTGGGACCCATACACCGACCTGCTCCCATGCGAGGAGCTGGTTGAGGCCCAGCTGGTGACCTCGCGACAAAAGGCCCGCGACATCACGAATGCCGGACCGCTGGACCCCGACGCCTTCTGGCCGTTCGCCGACACCATCGGCGGCTCGCGCTGGCCGGGGGCACGCGGCGGGCCGAAGCCGGCAGGGTGAGCAGCCGGCCCGGTTACCCCGTGACCGCGACCCGCTCCTGATCCGGCCGAGGAGGCCCCGACGTGCTTTCCAGGTTCGACGACTACCCGATCCACCAGACCCCCGACCCCATAGCCACACCGGCATCCAGCGACAAGGACGTCTACGAACGGTACTGGTTCAACTGCTACTCCACGGCCGGCGACCTCTACCTGGGCATCGGCACGGCCTACTACCCCCACCTGGGCATCCGGGACTGCGGGATCAGCATCGCCGTGGACGGGGTCCAGCACGCCTTCCACGCCTCCTGCCGGACCGAGGGGGAGCCGGCCGACCAGCAGATCGGGCCGTTCCGCCTTGAGGTCCTGGAACCCATGCGCTCCTGCCGGGTGGTCCTGGAGGCCAACGAGACCGACTTCTCCTGCGACCTCACCTTCGAGGGCCGGACCGGCAACGTCGAGGAGCCGCGCCACCACTGGGGTGGCGACATCCGCAAGACCATGGACACCACCCGGTTCACCCAGCTGGGCCGGTGGACCGGATGGATCCGGTTCGACGGCCGGCAGATCGAGTTCGACCCGGCAACCACCCGGGGGACCAAGGACCGCTCGTGGGGCATTCGACCCCTGGACGGTGGCGATCGCCGTGGAGCGCCCGCTCCACCGGCCCGCAACAGCCTGTTCTTCCTGTGGGCGCCACTCAACTTCGAGGACATGTGCGTCCACTACCAGCTGTTCGAGGACTCGCTGGGCCGGCCGCTGTCGAGCGTCGGGGCACTGCTACCGACATACGACACGCTCGACGACCTGCCTGGAATCGAGGACCCGGCGGCCCGGCACATGCGGTCCCACGAACACCGCCTCCAGTTCGAGGATGACAGCCGGATGGTGCACACGGCGGACCTGGCCTTCGTCGCAGTCGACGACGGGACCCGTCACGAGTTCCACTTGGAGAAGATCTCCACCTTCAGGATGAAGGGCATCGGCTACCACCACCCGGAGTGGGGCCACGGGGCGTGGAAGGGCGACCTGGCCATGGCCAGCGAGTCATGGGTGATGGCCGACGTCGATGACCAGGCCTTCGAGAACCAGCACTGCCAGCACCTGATGCGGGCCACCATGGGCGACCGGGTCGGCATAGGCGTACTGGAGCAGCTCTTCGTGGGGCCCTACGAGCCCTACGGCATGGAAGGCTTCGTCGCTCGGAACGGCTGACCGCGGCTCAGGGGCCCTCGGCCCGACGGCGTCGTCCTGGTCGGACCGGTCGGGGGCGTGGCGCCGACGAACGGTCGAACCGCCTGTACCAGTCCCGGAACCCGGACAGGTCGCCGGCTCCATCCAACGGCAGCGGCAACAGGCCGCTGGAGCGCACCAGCACGACGAACCCGTCCACCGGCGTCACGTACACCACGCTGACGGTTCCGTCGACGGGACGGTGCTCGACGGTGCCCGGACCGTGTACGACCACCGTGGCCCCGTCACCTGTCGTCGCCGACCACCGATCGCCGTCGGCCACGCCGTCGGCGGCCCCGGCGGCGAGGAGCAGGTCGACGACCACGTCCTCGGGGTGGCCATCACGCGGCTCGACCCGATCCTTCCGGTCTCCACCGGTCGCGAACTCCGGTGGCCCGGCGGCGGGTACCTCGCCGTCCCGACCGTTGAAGGCCAGCACCGTGCCGTCGACCACCTCGGTGGGCCAGACGCGGAGGCTGATCGCCTCGGGCAACGGCTCGCCGGCGCTGGACACGCAGGCCCCGCCGTGGCTGAAGCACCACTCGTGCAGTGGGCAGGTGACCTGCCCGTCGTCGATGCGGCCGCCGACGGCCAGGTCCGCACCGAGGTGCGGGCACACCGAGTCGGTTACCAGCGCCCGACCACCCGGGGCCCGACCCACGGCCAGGTCCCGGCCGAACGCGGCCAGCGGCACGAGCGCCCCGACGGGCACCTCACCGACCGTGGCAACGGCGAACCACCCCACGGGGAACGGAGGCCGGTGTGCCATGGCCGGAGCCAACGTCACTCCTCCTCGTCGTCGGGAAGGTCGTCGCCCTCCCGCCCACCGACCGGGCCCGGATTGAGCGCTTCGGCGGCAACCATGGGGTTCGGGAACTCCTTCACGCCGCAGACCTTCCCGTCACGGAACCGCCACACGGCGATGTAGGTGTTGCGGTAGGGCTTGCCGGTATGGGCCACGTGGCCGTCGCTCTCGTACTCGGCGACCAGGAGGTCGGGTTCGAGGCACTCGTGGATCGCCGTCAACGAGAGGGTGAATACGAAGGTGCCCAACCTGGAGGCGAGGTATTCCCGGACCTCGGCGTTGCCCACGAGCCGACGGGGCGGATCGGAGAACGGGAGCTCGAGGATCCAGTCGGCGGTGTAGCAGTCGGCCAACTCGGCCGCCCTGTCGGTGCCGTACAACGAGATGACGTGCTCCAGAAGCGCCCGGTTGATCTCCCGCCGTTCGGCAATGGTGGTCTCGGTGTCGGCCATCGTCTCCTCCCGACATCCGCGGCCGGTCACCCGCAGTCTGCCGCAGCCGTCAGGGCGGCGACAGGGTGGCTCACCTGCCGCCGGCCGGTGTTCCGGTGGGGGATCTCGTCGGTCGGCACCACCGGCCAGATCGATCGCTCAGCGGCTCCGGAGCTTCGGGTCCATGGCGTCACGCAGGCCGTCGCCGATGTAGTTGACGCTGATCACCGTCAGCGAGATGAGGGCTCCCGGTCCCACGACGCGCATCGGGGTGATCTGGATGAAGTCCTTGCCGTCGTAGAGCAGGCGACCCCAGGTCGGGAAGTCCGACGGGAACCCGAGCCCCAGGAAGGACAGCGCCGACTCCGTGATGATGGCGACGGCC
Above is a window of Acidimicrobiales bacterium DNA encoding:
- a CDS encoding Rieske (2Fe-2S) protein, with the protein product MAHRPPFPVGWFAVATVGEVPVGALVPLAAFGRDLAVGRAPGGRALVTDSVCPHLGADLAVGGRIDDGQVTCPLHEWCFSHGGACVSSAGEPLPEAISLRVWPTEVVDGTVLAFNGRDGEVPAAGPPEFATGGDRKDRVEPRDGHPEDVVVDLLLAAGAADGVADGDRWSATTGDGATVVVHGPGTVEHRPVDGTVSVVYVTPVDGFVVLVRSSGLLPLPLDGAGDLSGFRDWYRRFDRSSAPRPRPVRPGRRRRAEGP
- a CDS encoding MarR family transcriptional regulator; translated protein: MPLPFDPIAEARRNWEAHGWGAVDRMSAATSITRAHQILLQRIDAALEPHGLVFSRFEALALLFFSQAGALPLGKVGDRLQVHPTSVTNTIDRLEADGLVVRVPHSTDRRTTLAELTDIGRRVVADAAAALADIGFGLDGMSDLEISRTDAAMATLRQAAGDFPRTPPGRTTGPH
- a CDS encoding nuclear transport factor 2 family protein yields the protein MADTETTIAERREINRALLEHVISLYGTDRAAELADCYTADWILELPFSDPPRRLVGNAEVREYLASRLGTFVFTLSLTAIHECLEPDLLVAEYESDGHVAHTGKPYRNTYIAVWRFRDGKVCGVKEFPNPMVAAEALNPGPVGGREGDDLPDDEEE
- a CDS encoding acetoacetate decarboxylase family protein, translating into MSDAPTSRPGEISSFPKLNIRYRTDPAMVAALLPPGINPVDSPYVYIGVYCVPIRDEPEYGVSTKVDAEWNGIVGQYSLGIGIDQESAIFISAETNGQPKFPCATRYFRLGDRIEATCTHQGYTFMEFRGTVTGKVEPDGSDVEHNEWWTKYSRAIGGGEREWDFPPHVVRVRQVSEPVHIEVLDGELTLRDSPWDPYTDLLPCEELVEAQLVTSRQKARDITNAGPLDPDAFWPFADTIGGSRWPGARGGPKPAG
- a CDS encoding methylmalonyl-CoA mutase family protein, producing MANSDSRPNSDSRPGFRTLSGIPVDCVYGEGPLPGEFPYTRGVHADMYRSRLWTMRMFAGFGIAGDTNARFHELLRSGGTGLSTAFDMPTLMGRDSDHEWALGEVGRAGVAVDTVEDMVDLFAGIDLGAVSTSMTINGPAPILLAMYVAVAEQGGIQRGRLAGTLQNDILKEYQAQKEYVFPPRPSVRLVTDVIRFTTAEMPRWNPVSISGYHIREAGSTAAHELAFTLANGFAYVEAATAAGLHVDDFAPRLSFFFNSHNDFFEEVGKFRAARRIWARWMRDRYGATDERSLKLRFHTQTAGVSLTAQQPEVNIARVTMQALAGVLGGTQSLHTDSHDEALALPSEEAARIALRTQQVIAHETGVAIVADPLGGSDYVEWMTDEMERRATDVFAHLDDLGGGSILEGVYAGIESGWFAGEIADAAYRYEREVNAGDRIVVGVNAFTEGGDGERARLLRIGQDTEDLQLKRLEGVKQARDDRAVADALRRVAVDAAEPATNLMPALMEAVAVRTTVGEIVEALEGVFGTYVEQAVV